Proteins co-encoded in one Haladaptatus sp. ZSTT2 genomic window:
- a CDS encoding thioredoxin family protein — MTTDVPTEKPPRPVHLERAADLDALVAAHDLVLVDFYTKGCTLCQSIEPVLGTVHRAGDAVVALINPITDIQLVEQYNVRSVPTLLLFKDGEVVGRLAEGFQGAEQILEFIDAA; from the coding sequence GTGACGACAGACGTTCCCACCGAGAAACCGCCCCGTCCCGTCCACCTCGAACGCGCAGCAGACCTCGACGCGCTCGTCGCCGCACACGACCTCGTGCTCGTTGATTTCTACACCAAGGGCTGTACGCTCTGTCAGAGCATCGAGCCGGTGCTCGGGACCGTCCACCGCGCGGGCGACGCCGTCGTCGCGCTCATCAATCCAATCACCGACATCCAACTGGTCGAACAGTACAACGTGAGAAGCGTGCCAACCCTCCTGCTGTTCAAAGACGGCGAAGTGGTGGGCCGTCTCGCAGAGGGGTTTCAGGGCGCAGAACAGATACTCGAGTTCATCGACGCGGCCTAA
- a CDS encoding DsbA family oxidoreductase — protein MSQQQGESITVFSDYVCPFCYLGRHSLSQYQDSREEPLDIDWHPFDLRSQKRNPDGTIDFSVDDGKDEDYYAQAKENVRRLQEKYDVEMTLDLATDIDSLPAQLASFYVKQEYPDLWLGFDEAIFTALWEEGKDIGDRDVLLSLAADAGIDPEELELAFEDETLREQVFAKFSEAHEYGVTGVPTFAYDGYAARGAVPPEQLDRLVEGV, from the coding sequence ATGAGCCAGCAACAAGGAGAATCCATCACCGTCTTTTCGGACTACGTCTGTCCGTTCTGTTATCTCGGCCGCCACTCGCTCAGCCAGTATCAAGACTCGCGTGAGGAACCGCTCGATATCGACTGGCACCCGTTCGACTTGCGCAGCCAAAAGCGCAATCCAGACGGCACCATCGACTTCTCTGTCGATGACGGCAAGGACGAGGACTACTACGCACAGGCGAAAGAGAACGTCCGCCGACTCCAGGAAAAATACGACGTTGAGATGACCCTTGACCTCGCGACGGACATCGACTCGCTGCCCGCGCAGCTAGCCTCGTTCTACGTCAAACAGGAGTATCCAGACCTGTGGCTCGGCTTCGACGAAGCCATCTTCACCGCACTCTGGGAGGAGGGCAAGGACATTGGCGACCGCGACGTGCTCCTGTCGCTCGCAGCAGACGCGGGAATCGACCCGGAGGAACTCGAACTCGCCTTTGAGGACGAGACGCTGCGCGAGCAGGTGTTTGCGAAATTCTCAGAAGCTCACGAATACGGCGTCACGGGCGTGCCAACGTTCGCCTACGACGGGTACGCCGCCCGCGGTGCGGTGCCCCCAGAGCAGTTAGACCGCCTCGTCGAAGGCGTCTGA
- a CDS encoding SOUL family heme-binding protein, with translation MNRTAKLAAASAVCALTLWAAWGIYSKRSADRVTYTVQRTVDGVELRSYPEVILAETRAPNETIAFRRLFEYISGENQGAAKLSMTTPVRTHTSALSMTTPPRAATDEELVTMGFYLPREYTPAAVPKPTNPTVSLVVEVPRSLAVRSFSLYATEKRTAREKRALLETLAAHEVEVRGEPFLLQYNDPWTPPFMRTNEVAVEIAPQD, from the coding sequence GTGAACCGAACGGCGAAACTCGCGGCGGCGTCTGCAGTCTGCGCACTCACGCTCTGGGCAGCGTGGGGCATCTACAGCAAGCGGTCGGCTGACCGCGTCACGTATACCGTACAGCGAACCGTCGATGGCGTCGAACTCCGCTCCTATCCCGAAGTCATCCTCGCAGAGACCAGAGCACCGAACGAAACCATCGCGTTTCGTCGGCTGTTCGAATACATCTCCGGCGAGAATCAGGGCGCGGCGAAACTCTCGATGACCACGCCGGTGAGAACCCACACCAGCGCCCTCTCGATGACCACGCCACCGCGTGCTGCAACCGACGAGGAGTTAGTGACGATGGGGTTCTACCTGCCCCGTGAATACACGCCTGCGGCCGTGCCAAAGCCGACGAATCCAACCGTTTCGTTGGTGGTCGAAGTGCCGCGAAGCCTTGCAGTCCGCTCGTTTTCGTTGTACGCGACCGAGAAACGGACGGCCCGCGAAAAGCGCGCACTGCTCGAAACGCTCGCCGCCCACGAAGTCGAGGTTCGCGGCGAACCGTTCTTGCTCCAGTACAACGACCCGTGGACGCCGCCGTTCATGCGGACGAACGAGGTTGCCGTCGAAATCGCGCCGCAAGACTAG
- a CDS encoding pyridoxamine 5'-phosphate oxidase family protein — MSDALPDIGQGLHMTRPEIVEFLYAQGVGTLSFATGGRAYAIPVSFAFDGTDRLFFELIQFGDASKKLTFADATEEACFVTFAIDSPERWQSVIATGPLDHVEDGEYGDMDALMDDNAWYPSLFPESDEVTTIRRAVLRIADVTGRRGPDAG; from the coding sequence ATGAGCGATGCACTTCCCGACATTGGCCAGGGGCTTCACATGACCCGCCCGGAGATCGTCGAGTTCCTCTACGCCCAGGGCGTCGGGACCCTCTCGTTTGCCACTGGCGGGCGTGCCTACGCCATTCCCGTCTCATTCGCGTTCGACGGCACCGACCGCCTGTTTTTCGAACTCATCCAGTTCGGTGACGCGAGCAAGAAACTCACCTTCGCAGACGCCACCGAGGAGGCGTGTTTCGTCACCTTCGCCATTGACTCACCAGAGCGGTGGCAAAGCGTCATCGCAACCGGGCCGCTCGACCACGTCGAAGACGGCGAGTACGGCGACATGGACGCGCTCATGGACGACAACGCGTGGTACCCCAGTCTGTTTCCGGAGAGCGACGAGGTGACGACGATTCGTCGGGCCGTGCTCAGAATCGCGGACGTGACGGGACGGAGAGGCCCCGACGCTGGGTAA
- a CDS encoding transcription initiation factor IIB: MQQVTSYNQSEQTKRTPPRSTETEVTCPECGSLLKTDHEHGERHCESCGLVVEEAELDRGPEWRAFDSAERNQKSRVGAPMTKMMHDKGLSTTIDWQDRDARGNTLSARKRKQLGRLRMWDRRTKTRNARDRNLRQALGEIDRMASALGLPKAIRETASVIYRRALEEDLLPGRSIEGMATGSLHAAARQAGNPRTVDEVAAVTRVDEMEFQRAYRYIVRELDLQIAPPDPVSYVGRFASGLDVSDETERRARQLLETAKHEGILSGKSPVGLAAASIYAAGLLTNAEITQAEVSEVADISEVTIRNRYRELLKIDQDAATA, encoded by the coding sequence GTGCAACAAGTAACCTCATACAATCAGTCAGAACAGACGAAGCGCACGCCACCTCGCAGTACGGAAACAGAGGTGACCTGTCCCGAGTGTGGAAGTCTGCTCAAGACTGACCACGAACACGGCGAACGCCACTGTGAGTCGTGTGGTCTCGTCGTCGAGGAAGCGGAACTCGACCGCGGCCCGGAGTGGCGCGCGTTCGACTCGGCAGAGCGCAACCAGAAGTCCCGCGTCGGTGCGCCGATGACGAAGATGATGCACGACAAGGGGCTTTCGACCACCATCGATTGGCAAGACCGTGACGCCCGCGGGAACACGCTGAGCGCGCGAAAGCGAAAGCAGCTCGGCCGCCTGCGGATGTGGGACCGCCGGACGAAAACCCGCAACGCCCGCGACCGCAACCTCCGGCAAGCCCTCGGTGAAATCGACCGCATGGCGAGTGCGCTTGGCCTCCCGAAAGCCATCCGCGAGACGGCGTCGGTCATCTATCGACGCGCCCTCGAAGAAGACCTGCTCCCCGGTCGGTCCATCGAAGGCATGGCGACCGGGTCGCTCCACGCCGCCGCCCGACAGGCGGGCAATCCACGAACCGTAGACGAAGTGGCCGCCGTCACGCGCGTCGATGAGATGGAGTTCCAGCGCGCCTACCGCTACATCGTCCGCGAACTCGACTTGCAGATTGCGCCGCCAGACCCCGTCAGCTACGTCGGCCGCTTTGCCTCCGGCTTAGACGTGAGCGACGAAACCGAACGGCGCGCCCGCCAACTGCTCGAAACCGCAAAGCATGAAGGGATTCTGAGCGGCAAGTCGCCGGTCGGCCTCGCCGCGGCGTCGATTTACGCCGCTGGCCTGCTCACGAACGCCGAGATTACGCAGGCAGAAGTGAGCGAGGTCGCAGACATCAGCGAAGTCACCATCCGCAACCGCTACCGCGAACTTCTGAAAATAGACCAGGACGCCGCGACAGCCTAA
- a CDS encoding winged helix-turn-helix transcriptional regulator — protein sequence MQSHDADEEKYSEDACVVIDSLQQIGSQWRLIVLHDLQEGEKRFNELKRSTDASSRTLSRVLDDLQETGFVNRRLEEDAPVATYYSLTEKGASLFPVFEEIERWANEWLDTSIIEPADD from the coding sequence ATGCAAAGTCACGACGCAGACGAAGAGAAGTATTCGGAGGACGCGTGTGTCGTCATCGACTCCCTCCAACAGATTGGCTCCCAGTGGCGACTCATCGTGCTCCACGACCTCCAAGAGGGCGAAAAGCGGTTCAACGAACTCAAACGCTCGACCGATGCGAGTTCGCGCACCCTCTCTCGTGTCTTAGATGACCTCCAAGAGACCGGCTTCGTAAACCGCCGACTCGAAGAGGACGCGCCTGTGGCGACCTACTACAGCCTGACCGAGAAGGGCGCGTCGCTGTTTCCCGTGTTCGAGGAAATCGAACGCTGGGCAAACGAGTGGCTCGACACCTCGATTATCGAACCGGCCGACGACTGA
- the nucS gene encoding endonuclease NucS, translated as MTTTDEDTTPRTLTAPTATAARDFLRAAIERGELLTVFGRCTVEYDGRASSYLGPGDRHVMLKPDGSLLVHTATGQKPVNWQPPGCTHEPSVCDDSLQIRSLRTTPAEELCVTFEAVEQLSAFSLSDESDLDVSGTEADLKQRILDDPSLIEPGFQPLATERETPAGAVDIFGRAADGTTVVVELKRRRVGPDAVGQLARYVDALRRDLHTDATIRGILVAPSVTDRARDLLDENGLEFVALEPE; from the coding sequence GTGACGACGACAGACGAGGATACCACCCCCCGCACGCTCACCGCCCCGACCGCGACCGCGGCCCGCGATTTCCTCCGCGCCGCCATCGAGCGCGGCGAGTTGTTGACCGTCTTCGGTCGGTGTACGGTCGAGTACGACGGTCGCGCGTCGAGCTATCTCGGTCCCGGCGACCGCCACGTCATGCTCAAACCCGACGGCTCGTTGCTCGTCCACACCGCAACAGGCCAAAAGCCGGTCAACTGGCAGCCACCGGGCTGTACGCACGAACCGAGCGTCTGTGATGACTCGCTACAGATTCGAAGCCTCCGCACGACGCCCGCAGAAGAACTCTGTGTCACCTTCGAAGCCGTCGAGCAACTGTCCGCGTTCAGCCTCAGCGACGAAAGCGACCTCGATGTTTCGGGCACGGAAGCCGACTTGAAACAGCGCATCCTTGATGACCCGTCGCTCATCGAACCGGGCTTCCAACCGCTCGCCACAGAACGAGAGACGCCAGCAGGCGCGGTGGACATTTTTGGGAGAGCAGCAGACGGCACGACCGTCGTGGTAGAGCTAAAGCGGCGGCGCGTCGGCCCGGATGCGGTTGGCCAGTTGGCGCGCTACGTCGATGCACTCAGACGCGACCTACATACAGACGCGACGATTCGCGGGATTCTCGTCGCCCCGTCGGTGACCGACCGGGCGCGCGACTTACTCGACGAGAACGGACTCGAATTCGTTGCCCTCGAACCCGAGTAG
- a CDS encoding M24 family metallopeptidase, giving the protein MNVFERRTRACQDALAAADADALICFPAENMYYLSGFHAEPMERHLFFILAREGDPIFIAPELYEGQIRDASWVEDVRTWADGDDPRKLVENVLIDLDIVAGDLLVDDQLWARFTQDLRRAAPGATFGLASTVLAPLRMRKDAAELDAMRHAGQIADTVSEQVRELGDDALGMTEAELARHIENLCIDAGGDALSFDVIVGSGPNGAKPHHRHGDRKIESGDPVVLDFGVFAAHYPSDQTRTVVFAGEPPEGFEAAFSAVKAAQEAAVEAVEPGVTAASIDRVARDIITEAGYGEQFIHRTGHGVGLNVHEDPYIVSGNETELEPGMVFSVEPGVYLDGEFGIRIEDLVVVTEDGHERLNHSPREF; this is encoded by the coding sequence ATGAACGTTTTCGAGCGACGCACACGCGCCTGTCAGGACGCACTCGCTGCCGCGGACGCGGACGCCCTCATCTGTTTTCCCGCCGAGAACATGTACTACCTCTCCGGATTTCACGCCGAACCGATGGAGCGCCACCTCTTTTTCATTCTCGCGCGCGAGGGCGACCCCATCTTCATCGCCCCGGAGCTGTATGAAGGCCAGATTCGAGATGCCTCGTGGGTCGAAGACGTGAGAACGTGGGCGGACGGCGACGACCCGCGAAAGCTCGTCGAAAACGTCCTCATCGATCTCGACATCGTCGCCGGAGACCTCCTCGTCGACGACCAGCTGTGGGCACGCTTCACCCAAGACCTCCGCAGGGCGGCTCCCGGCGCGACGTTCGGCCTCGCAAGCACGGTTCTCGCACCGCTCAGAATGCGAAAAGACGCGGCAGAACTCGACGCGATGCGCCACGCCGGGCAAATCGCTGATACGGTGAGCGAACAGGTTCGAGAACTGGGCGACGACGCCCTCGGCATGACCGAAGCCGAACTCGCCCGCCACATCGAGAATCTGTGTATCGACGCCGGCGGCGACGCGCTCTCGTTCGACGTTATCGTCGGGTCGGGACCGAACGGGGCGAAGCCACACCACCGCCACGGCGACCGAAAAATCGAATCTGGCGACCCCGTCGTCCTCGACTTCGGCGTGTTCGCAGCCCACTATCCGAGCGACCAGACGCGAACCGTCGTGTTCGCAGGCGAGCCACCCGAAGGCTTCGAAGCCGCCTTTTCCGCGGTCAAAGCCGCCCAAGAAGCCGCCGTCGAAGCGGTCGAACCCGGCGTCACCGCGGCGTCAATCGACCGCGTTGCCCGCGACATCATCACCGAGGCTGGCTACGGCGAGCAGTTCATCCACCGAACGGGCCATGGGGTCGGCCTCAACGTCCACGAAGACCCGTACATCGTCTCCGGAAACGAGACGGAACTGGAGCCGGGCATGGTGTTCAGCGTCGAACCGGGCGTGTATCTCGACGGCGAGTTCGGCATCCGCATCGAAGACCTCGTGGTCGTCACCGAAGACGGCCACGAACGGCTGAACCATTCTCCACGCGAGTTCTAA
- the mutS gene encoding DNA mismatch repair protein MutS gives MDGALGPPEQMAANEDELTPMMAQYFELTGQYDDCLLLFQVGDFYEAFCDAAETISRLLDITLTAREDSTGRYPMAGVPIDNAASYVVKLLDAGFRVAIADQVQDPSETSGIVDRAVTRIITPGTLTEDELLRTDDNNYVACLTAGYGLALLDVSTGEFLATSARSLEAIRDELGRFSPAEAIVGPGVDEALFDANCMVTPVSDDIFETDAARERVSEYFGPPDALLAGSAEIQACGALLAYAEYTRGGEDGHLDYLNHLTRYDPREYLLLDPVALRSLELFEPRAVHAARDATLVGILDETACALGSRKLKAWLRRPLVDEERIEARLDAVAELTTALQTREAAHDHLRDVYDIERLIGRIARGRANARDLRSLKQTLDVVPHLRDLLRDCETDKLGSLRDGLDDLPEIRNLVERAIREDPPVEITEGRVIKPGYDDDLDDLRDTEHSGKEWIRALEAKERERTGIGSLKVGFNQVHGYYIEVTNPNLEKVPENYQRRQTLKNSERFYTPDLKAREDEILRAEQRADELEHELFREIRTDIATESARIQAVADTLATLDVLVSLADVAAKHGYTRPDLGSDGIHIEGGRHPVVERTKPSFVPNDTHLDSENRFAILTGPNMSGKSTYMRQVALITILTQIGSFVPAAGAEIELTDRIFTRVGASDDIAGGRSTFMVEMTEVADILREATDSSLVLLDEVGRGTSTTDGLAIAQAVTEHLHDELGARTLFATHHHDLTALAADFSGVHNLHFEATQTDGDVEFQHNLSPGAATASYGVEVATAAGLPDSVVERSRELLDAASAHAHPESSVADADDRLEALLRDVDLANTTPLEAMTVLHNLKNELD, from the coding sequence ATGGATGGGGCGCTTGGGCCACCCGAACAGATGGCCGCAAACGAAGACGAGCTGACGCCGATGATGGCGCAATATTTCGAGCTAACGGGTCAGTACGACGACTGTCTTCTCCTGTTCCAAGTCGGCGACTTCTACGAAGCCTTCTGTGACGCCGCGGAGACCATCTCACGGCTGCTCGACATCACCCTCACTGCCCGCGAAGACAGCACCGGCCGGTATCCGATGGCCGGCGTGCCAATCGACAACGCGGCCTCCTACGTCGTAAAACTGCTCGACGCGGGCTTTCGCGTCGCCATCGCAGACCAGGTCCAAGACCCTTCAGAAACCTCCGGCATCGTTGACCGCGCGGTCACGCGCATCATCACGCCGGGAACCCTCACCGAAGACGAATTGCTGCGAACCGACGACAACAACTACGTCGCCTGTCTGACGGCGGGTTACGGGCTCGCACTCCTCGACGTTTCGACCGGCGAGTTCCTCGCCACGAGCGCGCGGTCGCTCGAAGCCATCCGCGACGAACTCGGCCGCTTTTCGCCCGCAGAGGCCATCGTCGGCCCCGGCGTCGACGAAGCCCTGTTCGACGCAAACTGCATGGTGACGCCGGTTTCTGACGATATTTTCGAGACCGACGCCGCCCGCGAACGAGTCTCCGAATACTTTGGCCCGCCAGACGCCCTGCTCGCCGGAAGCGCCGAGATTCAGGCGTGTGGCGCGTTGCTCGCCTACGCCGAATACACTCGCGGCGGCGAAGACGGCCATCTCGATTACCTCAACCACCTCACGCGCTACGACCCGCGCGAGTACCTCCTGCTCGACCCCGTTGCCCTGCGCAGCCTCGAACTGTTCGAACCGCGCGCCGTCCACGCCGCGCGCGACGCGACCCTCGTCGGCATTCTCGACGAAACCGCCTGTGCGCTCGGCAGTCGCAAGCTGAAGGCGTGGCTCCGCCGCCCGCTGGTTGACGAAGAACGCATCGAAGCCAGATTGGACGCGGTGGCTGAATTGACGACGGCGCTCCAGACGCGAGAAGCTGCCCACGACCACCTCCGCGACGTGTACGACATCGAGCGGCTCATCGGAAGAATCGCCCGTGGTCGCGCGAACGCCCGCGACCTTCGCTCGCTCAAACAGACCCTCGACGTGGTTCCCCACCTGCGCGACCTCTTGCGTGACTGCGAGACAGACAAACTCGGGTCGCTCCGAGACGGCCTCGACGACCTGCCCGAGATTCGCAATCTCGTAGAGCGAGCCATCCGCGAAGACCCGCCGGTCGAGATCACCGAAGGGCGCGTCATCAAACCCGGCTACGACGACGATTTAGACGACCTCAGAGACACTGAACACTCGGGCAAAGAGTGGATACGCGCTCTCGAAGCGAAAGAGCGCGAGCGCACCGGCATTGGCTCGCTCAAAGTCGGCTTCAATCAGGTACACGGCTACTACATTGAGGTGACGAATCCGAACCTCGAAAAGGTGCCAGAGAACTACCAGCGTCGTCAGACGCTCAAAAACTCAGAGCGCTTCTACACGCCCGACCTGAAAGCGCGCGAAGACGAGATTCTCCGCGCCGAACAGCGCGCAGACGAACTTGAACACGAACTGTTCCGCGAGATTCGCACCGACATCGCCACCGAATCGGCGCGGATTCAGGCGGTTGCGGACACGCTTGCCACTCTCGACGTGCTCGTCTCGCTCGCGGACGTGGCGGCGAAACACGGCTACACGCGCCCCGACCTCGGGAGTGATGGGATTCACATCGAGGGCGGTCGCCACCCGGTTGTCGAGCGAACCAAGCCGTCGTTCGTCCCGAACGACACGCACCTCGATAGCGAGAACCGATTCGCCATCCTCACCGGCCCGAACATGAGCGGGAAATCGACGTACATGCGCCAGGTCGCGCTCATCACCATCCTCACGCAAATCGGGAGTTTCGTCCCCGCCGCGGGTGCTGAAATCGAACTCACAGACCGCATCTTCACGCGCGTCGGGGCGTCTGACGACATCGCGGGCGGTCGTTCGACGTTCATGGTCGAGATGACCGAAGTCGCAGATATTCTCCGCGAAGCGACCGACTCCTCGCTCGTCCTCCTAGACGAGGTGGGCCGCGGGACGAGTACGACCGACGGCCTCGCCATCGCGCAGGCGGTAACGGAGCATCTCCACGACGAACTCGGTGCGCGAACGCTGTTCGCCACCCACCATCACGACCTGACGGCGCTCGCTGCGGACTTTTCGGGCGTGCACAACCTCCACTTCGAGGCCACCCAAACGGACGGCGACGTCGAGTTCCAGCACAACCTCTCGCCGGGGGCGGCGACGGCTTCGTATGGCGTCGAGGTAGCAACCGCGGCGGGGCTACCCGACTCGGTTGTCGAACGCTCACGAGAACTCCTCGATGCTGCGTCAGCGCACGCGCACCCGGAGTCATCTGTAGCCGACGCAGACGACCGCCTCGAAGCCCTGCTCAGAGACGTTGACCTCGCAAACACGACGCCGCTTGAGGCGATGACCGTCCTCCACAATCTCAAAAACGAGCTCGACTGA
- a CDS encoding DUF6735 family protein, which translates to MGHRALVAYEQPDGTYTLHYSQWGALGFRLVEAITEATPFGPQEAVEPAPRETGLSLADILTEYLDFLAHEACYLVSPDFKVTAYLPVWFGLETGDEVVGNGALIPVVFRDGEPVDVGYVEGWVDGAKACLCAHSEECEFTAETSQTFFEAALPEWFGENCIFPQKRA; encoded by the coding sequence GTGGGACACCGCGCCCTCGTCGCCTACGAACAGCCAGATGGCACCTACACCCTCCACTACTCCCAATGGGGTGCCCTCGGCTTTCGACTGGTCGAAGCGATTACAGAAGCGACGCCCTTTGGCCCCCAAGAGGCAGTCGAACCCGCCCCGCGCGAAACGGGGCTCTCGCTCGCAGACATCCTCACCGAGTATCTCGATTTCCTCGCGCACGAAGCGTGCTACCTCGTCAGCCCCGATTTCAAGGTGACCGCCTACCTTCCCGTCTGGTTCGGCCTCGAAACCGGCGACGAAGTGGTCGGAAACGGCGCGCTCATCCCCGTCGTCTTTCGAGACGGCGAACCCGTTGACGTGGGCTACGTCGAAGGCTGGGTCGACGGCGCGAAAGCCTGTCTGTGCGCCCACAGTGAGGAGTGTGAGTTCACCGCAGAAACCAGCCAGACCTTCTTCGAGGCTGCGCTCCCCGAGTGGTTCGGCGAGAACTGTATCTTTCCACAGAAACGAGCGTGA
- a CDS encoding permease: MDRWEYALLTAIALAVVGIGVVTTNQPLDTFFIESATTAATTTVAMAWITWWALVIGFAIAGGVEAWVNSDDIADLLAGHGAREIGAGAFFGFVSSSCSYSAIATAKNLFKKGASAAAALGAFMFASTNLVIEIGAVIWILLGWEFLVADFLGGFLLIGLMAAAFVYFVPDEVIETARENAQQDGEPTAEDPVCGMEVNPEETEYSVTHDGTTYYFCSQSCKESFDPAEANTTIREQATSLAGWKALADKQWKEWGMLWNEIAIGFIFAGLIAGFIPQSVWTSIFSGGANGAPVFIVWTAALGAIVGVATFVCSVGNVPFGTVLWTNGLPFGSVLSYIYADLIVPPIMDAYREYYGTKFAAILSGLIFLTSVVVGVVIHFLFLGLGIIPDPQSAQVAEVKIEMNYKLVLNVLATAFFIVLYWLHSRDSVGSDSQEMAHTAD; encoded by the coding sequence ATGGACCGCTGGGAATACGCCCTCTTGACCGCAATCGCACTGGCCGTGGTGGGAATCGGTGTCGTCACCACGAACCAACCCTTGGACACGTTCTTCATAGAAAGCGCGACCACAGCCGCGACGACGACGGTGGCCATGGCGTGGATTACGTGGTGGGCGCTCGTCATCGGCTTCGCCATCGCAGGTGGCGTCGAGGCGTGGGTCAACTCTGACGACATTGCAGACCTGCTCGCCGGACACGGTGCCCGCGAAATCGGCGCTGGTGCCTTTTTCGGCTTCGTCTCCTCGTCGTGCTCCTACAGCGCCATTGCGACCGCGAAAAACCTGTTTAAGAAAGGCGCTTCTGCGGCCGCCGCGCTCGGAGCGTTCATGTTCGCCTCCACCAATCTCGTCATCGAAATCGGTGCCGTCATCTGGATTCTCCTCGGCTGGGAGTTTCTGGTCGCAGACTTCCTCGGCGGCTTCCTCCTCATCGGCCTCATGGCGGCCGCGTTCGTCTATTTCGTCCCAGACGAGGTCATCGAAACGGCGCGCGAGAACGCACAGCAAGACGGCGAGCCGACAGCCGAAGACCCGGTCTGTGGCATGGAGGTCAACCCGGAGGAGACGGAGTACAGCGTAACCCACGACGGGACGACCTACTACTTCTGCTCGCAGTCGTGTAAGGAGAGCTTCGACCCCGCAGAAGCGAACACGACCATTCGAGAGCAAGCCACGTCGCTCGCGGGGTGGAAAGCCCTCGCCGACAAGCAGTGGAAAGAGTGGGGCATGCTCTGGAACGAGATTGCGATTGGCTTCATCTTCGCCGGCCTCATCGCCGGGTTCATCCCCCAGAGCGTCTGGACGAGCATCTTCTCCGGCGGCGCGAACGGCGCCCCCGTATTCATCGTCTGGACGGCCGCGCTCGGAGCCATCGTCGGCGTCGCAACGTTCGTCTGCTCGGTCGGGAACGTCCCCTTCGGCACCGTCCTCTGGACGAACGGTCTGCCGTTCGGGTCGGTGCTCTCGTACATCTACGCAGACCTCATCGTCCCGCCCATCATGGACGCCTACCGCGAGTACTACGGCACCAAATTCGCCGCGATTCTCTCGGGGCTCATCTTCCTCACCTCGGTGGTCGTGGGTGTCGTCATCCACTTCCTGTTCCTCGGACTCGGCATCATCCCCGACCCACAGAGTGCGCAGGTCGCAGAGGTGAAAATCGAGATGAACTACAAGCTGGTGTTGAACGTGCTCGCCACGGCGTTCTTCATCGTGTTGTACTGGCTGCACAGCCGCGACTCGGTCGGGAGCGACAGCCAAGAGATGGCCCACACCGCTGATTAA
- a CDS encoding helix-turn-helix domain-containing protein codes for MREFVFSLTYEPGADPVADVFMEYPAALAKSLDCAVAGNNMWRLDRITGPEAAVSKLTDLLTDASRCNECLNDPTCDSYREHELLAADTTSATIYTYRQGIEECRTLPTLAHEHLGPGLLYETQRRGDSYEWRILMRSDGSVGELYDAVQAELSDGVNVNLSHLSNPTHWTDEAITACELPFEQRQVLELAVANGYYETPRKTTLSELADEIDVPQSTLQYRLQRAESWLATGFVNECL; via the coding sequence ATGAGAGAGTTCGTCTTCAGCCTCACCTACGAACCGGGGGCCGACCCCGTCGCTGACGTGTTTATGGAGTATCCGGCCGCCCTCGCAAAATCCCTCGACTGTGCGGTTGCCGGAAACAACATGTGGCGACTCGACCGCATCACCGGGCCGGAAGCGGCGGTGTCGAAACTCACCGACTTGCTCACCGACGCCTCTCGGTGCAACGAGTGTCTGAACGACCCGACGTGTGATTCCTACCGCGAACACGAACTGCTCGCCGCCGACACGACGAGCGCCACCATCTACACCTACCGCCAAGGGATAGAAGAGTGTCGCACCCTGCCGACGCTCGCCCACGAACACCTCGGCCCGGGCCTGCTCTACGAAACCCAACGCCGCGGCGACTCCTACGAGTGGCGCATCCTCATGCGCTCTGACGGGAGTGTCGGCGAACTGTACGACGCCGTGCAAGCCGAACTCTCTGATGGCGTCAACGTGAACCTCTCACACCTCTCGAATCCGACTCACTGGACTGATGAGGCCATCACCGCCTGCGAACTCCCGTTCGAACAGCGCCAAGTGCTCGAACTCGCCGTCGCAAACGGCTACTACGAAACTCCTCGCAAGACGACACTCTCAGAACTCGCAGACGAAATCGACGTGCCCCAATCGACCCTGCAGTATCGCCTCCAGCGCGCCGAATCGTGGCTGGCAACCGGCTTCGTAAACGAGTGTCTCTAA